TCATTAGAGGCTCTTCAACTGGTTTGTCTCGTGGTTTATCTGACGATGATGATCATTTCACCTCTGGCAGCCGAATTGGTTCATCTGGTCTAGTTAGAAATGTGGATCTGTCTAGAAATTCTCATTTGGAAACTATTGGTAGTGGCCGTGGAGTGTCTGGTCATTCAGGTGCAGATATTATTGACGCAATCAGTTCTAGACGAGGTGGGCGTGTTGTCCTGGACACTGTGTCTGCCAGACGAAGTGGATCAGCCCGTACTTCTGGTTCAGGATTTGTTTCTCAATCTGTGGTAGGAGGAAAAACTAATTGCAAAAGTGACTGTTTTAGTGATGGAGATTGTCCAAAAAACAGATACTGTGCCACTGTTAATTGTCACAGGATTTGTAGAAGAAGACTGTCTAATGGATACTCACCATGAAAAGCCTATCACCGAAATCCATACTTTGAACActttttgatatcttttttaaaataaaatattgcattcagtttttgttattgtataaaattttcgttatttcatcaaaaaaatcaaaagtcatTCGTTAAATCAAACTAATCAGAAAGAATATAACTACATACAGACATAAATACGGATATGAATAAAGATAACAAAAGCATACAGCAATTGACAAAAATGTGCGGTGATTTGTTTAAATTACAGTAACTCGTAACACATAAAAGatataacataaacaataataaaacacTTTTTTCGCCAAAGAAAAGACAATTCCTTGTTAAGTTCTACATTTATTTGAATTCTAAAAATAACTAGAACAAATCGTCAGAATGTTTATGCTGGATACTACAAAACGGAAAActaacgatttttttttacaaaaacagatTAATCGAAATATATTTGCAGATGCATCTTTCATTATAAAAAGATGTATACATGAGAGCtgaattataacataaaaagtatAAGGATATATTTTAATAGCGAAAACTGTTTACTTCgggaaataatttgtttatttgttagttGTTGCTGGCGTAAAAGAAAAAAAGCAActgaaaaaaacttgaaattttgtatcaaatttaaccaaCAACTTTAATTTACAAACCGATTAATTATTAGAAAATAGTTATTAGATTTAaattaaaggtaataaataattatacatttaaactctttgaaacaaaacacaagtcaaaaataaaactacattttgtatattagtTGAACAAACTAAATGTAAACActtaaaattaaatacatgtatatgtttggTAACAACAATATATGTTTGAGGGAGCTGAAGTCGAAGTGTCATGGTTTCATACTTAAAAGTTCAAAGGCTAATCTCGTgcatctttcatataaatactgagtaattcaattattttattttattactgcaaaTAACATACGTGTGAATATGAGCAAGAGAAGAA
This sequence is a window from Mytilus edulis chromosome 1, xbMytEdul2.2, whole genome shotgun sequence. Protein-coding genes within it:
- the LOC139484496 gene encoding uncharacterized protein, with the protein product MMRFQTIFVLIALTTITVAVYAPSDKHALDRHGVEKVLLVENTVGRNINRRRGEGSLSVLDVIDANRRVGSRGVGTSHGIGSEFFTHGSSSGRGLSGSSVGGRNSVIIRGSSTGLSRGLSDDDDHFTSGSRIGSSGLVRNVDLSRNSHLETIGSGRGVSGHSGADIIDAISSRRGGRVVLDTVSARRSGSARTSGSGFVSQSVVGGKTNCKSDCFSDGDCPKNRYCATVNCHRICRRRLSNGYSP